One window from the genome of Rhodococcus sp. ABRD24 encodes:
- a CDS encoding cholesterol oxidase substrate-binding domain-containing protein, with translation MSRRGFLGKAAGAAAGAAALTGMGWSPVFALPPAGSTGSGGGPVSALPVPPTFPSDIPLTQQAYVNWAKDIRFDAVWTAIARTPDDVVRIANWAKDNGFRVRARGTMHGWSPLTVVPGESVEKTLLVDTMTHLNWVNVNPSGTPATVTAGGGASLEAILTALQQHGLGWANSPAIGDLSIAGVLAIGAHGATYPAAGETVTPGQSYGSLSNLVTAMTAVVWDENIDRFVLRDFTRADPEITALLTHLGRSFVTAVTLQAGANVRLRCQSIMDIPWQEMFAQPGAPGRTYESFVERSGRVEAIWFPFTDKPWLKIWTPTPVRPPESREVFGPYNYFFTDNLPEPLTDLLGQVAAGIQAATPAFGIGQLVAVQAGLALTDTDDLWGWSKDVLFYLRHTTMRVTAGGGVVVTKRANIQRVINEFTTWHNRRMSELAAEGKYPINGPFEVRMCGVDDQSEVLVESAGPPNISAVRPRPDHPDWDTCIWMNVVTLPGTPGASAYFREMERWMADNYSGDYATFRSEWAKGWGFTDQGGYRDPEWLGETLPAAYTEGIPASGNWAATRASLNAHDPHRVFANSFHDRLLP, from the coding sequence ATGTCCCGCAGGGGATTCCTCGGCAAGGCGGCCGGGGCAGCGGCGGGCGCCGCGGCCCTGACGGGAATGGGCTGGTCCCCGGTCTTCGCGCTACCGCCGGCCGGCTCGACTGGTTCCGGTGGTGGACCGGTGTCCGCTCTTCCGGTGCCGCCGACGTTCCCGTCGGACATCCCGCTGACCCAGCAGGCCTACGTCAACTGGGCCAAGGACATCCGGTTCGACGCCGTCTGGACGGCGATCGCGCGGACGCCGGACGACGTGGTGCGGATCGCGAACTGGGCCAAGGACAACGGCTTCCGGGTCCGGGCGAGGGGCACCATGCACGGCTGGAGCCCGCTCACCGTCGTGCCGGGTGAGAGCGTCGAGAAAACCCTGCTTGTCGACACGATGACTCACCTGAACTGGGTGAACGTGAACCCGTCCGGTACCCCGGCAACTGTGACGGCCGGCGGGGGCGCGAGTCTCGAGGCGATCCTTACCGCGCTGCAGCAACACGGCCTCGGTTGGGCGAACTCGCCCGCCATCGGAGATCTCTCGATTGCCGGCGTCCTCGCGATCGGCGCACACGGCGCCACCTACCCAGCGGCGGGTGAGACCGTGACGCCCGGTCAGTCGTATGGCTCGCTGTCGAATCTGGTGACTGCGATGACCGCAGTGGTGTGGGACGAGAACATCGATCGATTCGTGTTGCGCGATTTCACCCGCGCCGATCCCGAGATCACCGCGCTGCTCACTCATCTGGGCCGCAGCTTCGTCACCGCGGTGACCCTGCAGGCCGGCGCCAACGTCCGGCTGCGCTGTCAGAGCATTATGGACATCCCGTGGCAGGAGATGTTTGCGCAACCGGGAGCGCCGGGCCGGACGTACGAGAGTTTCGTCGAGCGGTCGGGTCGCGTCGAGGCGATCTGGTTCCCGTTCACCGACAAGCCGTGGCTGAAGATCTGGACCCCGACGCCGGTTCGGCCGCCGGAGTCGCGGGAAGTGTTCGGCCCCTACAACTACTTTTTCACCGACAACCTGCCCGAACCGCTCACCGATCTACTCGGACAGGTGGCCGCGGGTATCCAGGCGGCCACGCCGGCGTTCGGAATCGGGCAGTTGGTGGCCGTACAGGCCGGCCTGGCGCTCACCGACACAGACGACCTGTGGGGTTGGTCCAAGGACGTGCTGTTCTACCTGCGGCACACCACGATGCGGGTCACCGCGGGCGGCGGCGTGGTCGTGACGAAGCGTGCCAACATCCAGAGAGTGATCAACGAGTTCACGACATGGCACAACCGGCGGATGAGTGAGTTGGCTGCCGAAGGCAAGTATCCGATCAATGGTCCGTTCGAAGTCCGGATGTGCGGCGTCGACGACCAGTCCGAGGTACTGGTGGAATCGGCTGGGCCGCCGAATATCTCCGCGGTCCGTCCGCGCCCGGACCACCCCGACTGGGACACCTGCATCTGGATGAACGTCGTCACACTCCCCGGAACGCCGGGTGCGTCCGCATACTTCCGGGAGATGGAGCGCTGGATGGCAGACAACTACTCGGGCGACTACGCGACGTTCCGATCCGAGTGGGCGAAGGGCTGGGGCTTCACGGACCAGGGCGGGTACCGCGATCCGGAGTGGCTAGGGGAGACGCTGCCGGCCGCGTACACCGAGGGGATTCCCGCATCCGGGAACTGGGCGGCCACTCGCGCCTCGCTCAACGCGCACGACCCGCACCGGGTGTTCGCCAACAGCTTCCACGATCGTCTGCTTCCGTAG
- a CDS encoding IclR family transcriptional regulator produces the protein MQKKATTTILRPAYALDSVDNALRLLQMLRDSGALRLKDAAEELGISPSTAHRLLAMLVYRGFAVQDEKRRYHPGPAMGVGPARHGWTREFTDVCRPHMEALAVGCGETVNLVIRVGAQVRFLYSAESRSLLRVGDRQGQVLPAEHTAGGRILLAELPRPVLEQLYLRPDEEPGADHAGDNRMAASDFAAFVRELDAVRNVGFAVNVEQTEAGVTAIGVAIRNGRGRILGALTATVPAARYRRQLQGDLVARLHAAVRGISVDVADLE, from the coding sequence ATGCAGAAGAAGGCTACGACGACGATCCTTCGTCCCGCATATGCCCTCGACTCGGTCGACAACGCACTGCGACTGCTGCAAATGCTGCGCGATTCCGGTGCGCTGCGACTCAAGGACGCCGCCGAGGAACTGGGCATCTCTCCGTCGACGGCGCACCGGCTGCTCGCAATGCTCGTCTACCGGGGTTTCGCCGTCCAGGACGAGAAGCGCCGGTACCACCCGGGGCCCGCAATGGGCGTCGGTCCTGCGCGGCACGGCTGGACCCGCGAGTTCACCGACGTCTGCCGGCCACACATGGAGGCCCTCGCTGTCGGGTGCGGGGAGACGGTCAACCTCGTCATCCGCGTCGGCGCCCAGGTGCGGTTCTTGTACTCGGCCGAGAGCCGGTCCCTACTGCGTGTGGGCGATCGGCAGGGGCAGGTTCTGCCTGCCGAGCACACCGCGGGCGGACGCATCCTGCTCGCCGAACTACCCCGGCCGGTGCTCGAACAGCTGTACCTGCGCCCGGACGAGGAGCCCGGCGCCGACCATGCGGGCGACAACCGGATGGCGGCGTCCGACTTCGCGGCGTTCGTACGCGAGCTCGACGCCGTCCGGAACGTGGGCTTCGCGGTGAATGTCGAACAGACGGAGGCGGGGGTAACGGCGATCGGTGTCGCGATCCGCAACGGTCGTGGCCGGATCCTCGGCGCGTTGACGGCGACTGTCCCGGCCGCCCGCTATCGGCGGCAGTTACAGGGGGACCTCGTCGCGCGCCTGCACGCCGCGGTGCGTGGCATTTCGGTGGACGTCGCCGATCTCGAGTGA
- a CDS encoding cupin domain-containing protein, whose translation MTDIENTDPELAQLYTDFAAENLNPLWTQLGDLMPMVPTSKAVPFVWKWSTLYPLAQRAGDLVPVGRGGERRAIALANPGLGGVPYVTPTLWAAIQYLGPRETAPEHRHSQNAFRFVVEGEGVWTVVNGDPVAMRRGDFLLTPGWAFHGHHNETDRPMAWIDGLDIPFVRYTDTGFFEFGADGVTDESTPDISRSERLWAHPGLRPLIGLDARTSSPIACYRWEHTDRALSEQLALEDEGHAATVEPGHAAVRYTNPTTGGDVMPTIRAEFHRLRPSAATRTRQDVGSTVFQVFEGEGRFRLGEHTHDVAKGDMIVVPSWVPWSLETDAGIDLFAFSDAPIVERLHFHRTHISEGA comes from the coding sequence ATGACCGACATCGAGAACACCGACCCGGAGCTGGCGCAGCTCTACACCGATTTCGCCGCCGAGAACCTCAACCCGCTGTGGACGCAGCTCGGAGACCTCATGCCGATGGTGCCGACGTCCAAAGCTGTACCGTTCGTATGGAAGTGGTCCACGCTGTACCCGCTGGCGCAGCGTGCCGGGGATCTCGTGCCGGTCGGCCGGGGCGGCGAGCGCCGCGCGATTGCGCTCGCGAATCCGGGTCTGGGCGGCGTGCCGTACGTCACCCCCACTCTGTGGGCGGCGATCCAGTATCTCGGCCCGCGGGAGACCGCGCCTGAACATCGGCACTCGCAGAACGCTTTCCGCTTCGTCGTAGAGGGCGAGGGAGTGTGGACGGTCGTCAACGGCGATCCGGTTGCGATGCGGCGCGGCGACTTCCTGCTGACTCCGGGCTGGGCGTTCCACGGCCACCACAACGAGACCGACCGGCCGATGGCGTGGATCGATGGCCTCGACATTCCGTTCGTCCGCTACACCGATACCGGGTTCTTCGAGTTCGGTGCCGACGGCGTCACCGACGAGTCGACCCCCGATATCTCTAGGTCGGAGCGTCTTTGGGCGCATCCGGGGCTGCGCCCGCTGATCGGGCTCGACGCCCGCACCAGCTCGCCCATCGCGTGCTATCGCTGGGAGCACACCGACCGCGCGCTTTCCGAACAGCTCGCGCTCGAGGACGAAGGCCATGCCGCAACTGTAGAGCCCGGGCACGCCGCCGTCCGATACACGAACCCGACCACCGGGGGCGATGTGATGCCCACCATTCGCGCCGAGTTCCACCGGCTGCGGCCCAGTGCGGCGACTCGCACCCGCCAGGACGTCGGTTCGACGGTGTTCCAGGTCTTCGAGGGCGAGGGCCGCTTCCGCCTCGGCGAGCACACCCATGATGTCGCGAAGGGCGACATGATAGTTGTCCCCTCGTGGGTGCCGTGGTCCCTCGAAACTGACGCGGGCATAGATCTTTTCGCATTCTCGGATGCTCCGATCGTGGAGCGTCTGCACTTTCACCGTACCCATATTTCTGAAGGAGCTTGA
- a CDS encoding fumarylacetoacetate hydrolase family protein has translation MRLATLRLDGGTAAVRVDSGSTATVIDGYTDLSALLSDPNWKTIAANASGPLVELAGADYAPVVPSPGKIVCVGLNYGTHITEMGRELPEYPTLFSKFKEALTGPYDDVIVPAYAAAQLDWEAELAVVVGQRAYQVAEADADVYIAGYSVINDYTMRDYQYRTLQWDQGKTFEKTSGFGPFLDTDYRLGTRIETRLEGEVMQSATTDDLVFTPAKLVEYISHIVTLQPGDVIITGTTGGVGHARTPARYIGDGDTVEVSIEGLGSVRNKTIVK, from the coding sequence ATGCGTCTTGCAACCCTCCGCCTCGACGGCGGCACCGCCGCGGTACGCGTCGATTCCGGCAGCACCGCGACCGTCATCGACGGCTACACGGACCTGTCTGCACTGTTGAGTGATCCGAACTGGAAGACGATCGCTGCGAACGCGTCGGGGCCGTTGGTGGAGCTGGCCGGAGCGGACTACGCGCCGGTGGTCCCCAGCCCGGGGAAGATCGTGTGTGTGGGCCTGAACTATGGCACGCACATTACGGAGATGGGTCGGGAGCTGCCGGAGTACCCGACGCTGTTCTCTAAGTTCAAGGAAGCCCTTACCGGACCGTACGATGACGTGATCGTTCCCGCCTACGCTGCGGCGCAGCTGGATTGGGAGGCCGAACTGGCCGTTGTCGTCGGCCAGCGGGCGTACCAGGTTGCCGAGGCCGACGCCGACGTGTACATCGCCGGCTACTCGGTGATCAACGACTACACGATGCGCGACTACCAGTACCGCACGCTGCAGTGGGACCAGGGAAAGACGTTCGAGAAGACCAGCGGGTTCGGCCCCTTCCTCGACACCGACTACCGTCTCGGCACCCGCATCGAGACGCGACTCGAGGGCGAGGTCATGCAGTCGGCCACCACCGATGATCTGGTGTTCACACCGGCCAAACTGGTCGAGTACATCTCGCACATCGTCACCCTGCAGCCCGGCGACGTCATCATCACCGGCACCACCGGCGGCGTCGGCCACGCCCGCACGCCCGCACGCTACATCGGCGACGGCGACACCGTCGAGGTCAGCATCGAGGGGCTCGGCTCGGTGCGCAACAAGACCATCGTCAAGTAG
- a CDS encoding maleylpyruvate isomerase family mycothiol-dependent enzyme gives MAFNDLDLSERLDLARRGTAYFAQRLADLPDGGLSGPSLLDGWTRAHLVAHVGYNAAALCRLLDWAATGVETPMYESAEQRAQEIAEGATLSPAAIRNLFEHTVARLDGSWRSLPDAAWNAEVRTAQGRTVPVSETAWIRSREVWIHAVDLGNGGRFGDFPTVVLESLLAEIVGMWRRKGEGGGLVLQVDGAASVAVDETAETRRVSGSLAGVVRWAAGRGAVGVTVAGADEGPPRWL, from the coding sequence ATGGCGTTCAACGATCTCGATCTGTCCGAACGGCTGGACCTCGCCCGCCGCGGGACCGCGTACTTCGCGCAGCGCCTCGCTGATCTGCCGGACGGGGGCCTGTCGGGTCCGAGTCTGCTCGACGGGTGGACTCGGGCGCACCTGGTGGCGCACGTCGGCTACAACGCGGCCGCGCTGTGCCGACTGCTGGATTGGGCGGCGACCGGCGTGGAGACACCGATGTACGAGTCGGCGGAGCAGCGGGCACAGGAGATCGCAGAGGGTGCGACGCTGAGTCCCGCGGCGATACGGAACCTGTTCGAGCACACAGTGGCCCGTCTCGACGGGAGTTGGCGCAGCCTGCCCGACGCGGCGTGGAACGCGGAGGTCCGCACCGCCCAGGGGCGCACGGTCCCGGTGTCGGAGACGGCATGGATTCGCAGCCGGGAGGTGTGGATCCATGCCGTCGACCTCGGTAACGGCGGCCGGTTCGGGGACTTCCCGACGGTGGTTCTCGAGTCGCTGCTCGCCGAGATAGTCGGCATGTGGCGGCGCAAGGGCGAGGGTGGGGGATTGGTCCTGCAGGTCGACGGCGCTGCTTCCGTCGCGGTCGATGAGACGGCGGAGACGCGTCGGGTGTCCGGCTCGCTCGCCGGAGTGGTTCGCTGGGCCGCCGGGCGCGGCGCCGTCGGGGTCACGGTGGCCGGCGCGGACGAAGGTCCGCCGCGCTGGCTCTGA
- a CDS encoding metallophosphoesterase has product MVSDPSRSISTRSVLTRTALATAGAAVAGIGYASLIERNAFTVREATMPVLEPGSSTLRVLHISDLHMMPNQKLKQNWLRELDRLEPDLVVNTGDNLSHLKSVPAVVQSLGGLLARPGLFVFGSNDYFAPKLKNPLKYFEKEHRRVLGAPLPWGDLRAAFTERGWLDVTHVRRELEVAGVRIAAAGVDDPHLKRDRYDTIAGPPNPLAHLKLGITHSPEPRVLDRFADDGYDLVLAGHTHGGQLCLPFYGALVTNCQLDRSRVKGPSRWGAHTRLHVSAGIGTSPYAPARFCCRPEATLLTLVPAPRNTTAEARGSAAVESAVLGR; this is encoded by the coding sequence ATGGTGTCTGATCCGTCTCGCAGTATCTCCACTCGCAGCGTCCTGACGCGGACCGCGCTCGCAACCGCGGGCGCCGCCGTCGCCGGTATCGGCTATGCGTCACTGATCGAGCGCAACGCGTTCACGGTGCGGGAGGCCACGATGCCGGTGCTGGAACCGGGGTCGTCGACCCTGCGCGTGCTGCACATCAGCGACCTGCACATGATGCCGAACCAGAAACTCAAACAGAACTGGCTGCGCGAACTTGACCGGCTCGAACCGGACCTGGTGGTCAACACCGGCGACAACCTCTCGCACCTCAAGTCGGTGCCCGCAGTAGTGCAGTCACTCGGTGGGCTGCTGGCGCGGCCGGGCCTGTTCGTCTTCGGCAGCAACGACTACTTCGCACCCAAGCTGAAGAATCCGCTCAAGTACTTCGAGAAGGAGCACCGCCGGGTGCTCGGCGCACCGTTGCCATGGGGCGACCTGCGGGCCGCATTCACCGAGCGTGGCTGGCTCGACGTCACACACGTCCGCCGCGAACTCGAGGTCGCCGGTGTGCGGATCGCGGCGGCCGGCGTGGACGACCCGCACCTGAAACGGGACCGGTACGACACCATCGCCGGACCACCCAATCCGCTCGCGCACCTCAAGCTGGGCATCACACACTCCCCCGAGCCGCGGGTGCTGGACCGGTTCGCCGACGACGGCTACGACCTCGTGCTCGCCGGCCACACGCACGGCGGTCAGCTGTGCCTGCCGTTCTACGGCGCCCTGGTCACCAACTGCCAGCTGGACCGGTCCCGGGTCAAGGGCCCGTCGCGGTGGGGTGCGCACACCCGACTGCACGTTTCCGCCGGTATCGGCACCTCGCCATACGCTCCGGCACGGTTCTGCTGCCGCCCCGAGGCGACACTGCTGACGCTGGTGCCGGCACCGCGTAACACCACCGCTGAAGCCCGCGGATCCGCCGCCGTGGAAAGCGCCGTTCTAGGCCGCTGA
- a CDS encoding GatB/YqeY domain-containing protein, with amino-acid sequence MADSTPALKSTLRADLTAAMKDKDALRLATLRMILAAVQTEEVSGKEARELTDDEVLKVLAKESKKRGEAAEVYTEAGRGELAAKERAEAQIIDAYLPTPLTDAELADVADTAIAQVAEELGERPGPRQMGQVMKAATALAAGKADGSRVSKAVKDRL; translated from the coding sequence ATGGCTGATTCGACTCCCGCTCTCAAGTCCACGCTCCGTGCCGACCTCACCGCCGCGATGAAGGACAAGGACGCACTGCGCCTGGCTACGCTGCGCATGATCCTGGCCGCGGTACAGACGGAGGAGGTTTCCGGCAAGGAAGCCCGCGAGCTCACCGACGACGAGGTGCTCAAGGTCCTCGCTAAGGAGTCGAAGAAGCGCGGTGAGGCGGCCGAGGTCTACACCGAGGCCGGACGCGGTGAACTCGCCGCGAAGGAGCGGGCTGAGGCGCAGATCATCGACGCCTACCTGCCCACCCCGCTCACCGACGCCGAGCTCGCCGATGTCGCTGACACCGCGATCGCCCAGGTTGCCGAGGAGCTCGGTGAGCGTCCCGGGCCGCGTCAGATGGGTCAGGTCATGAAGGCCGCCACCGCGCTCGCTGCCGGCAAGGCGGACGGCTCCCGTGTTTCCAAGGCGGTCAAGGACCGCCTGTAG
- a CDS encoding LLM class flavin-dependent oxidoreductase encodes MTAIAPKLSHDELLEARRASGVAMFNDNRMKLGIFGSNVSHGLMATHAETTYELTWAHGKKIAQLADRLGFEAMLPVARYRGMGGETNFNGSNYETHAWAAGIAEATENIMVFTTIHVPTKHPIVAAKESVTVDHISNGRHGLNMTMGWYKAEMEMFGGTQREHDVRYRYGSEWIEIAKRMWTEGEGVNFTGEFFEIKDAFSSPKPIQQPYPVLVNAGNSPAGLEFCARECDFNFIAFSDPAEAKDTASRVRSIAHEQGSDLGILSYGNIICRDTEKETKQLLDHILEQGDWDVARQVSSGLGSESGSFDKIKAMQERFILGYGGYPLIGTPEQIVEQLLELEQAGVGGMMVGFLDYAQELEYFGERVMPLMREAGLRE; translated from the coding sequence ATGACCGCCATTGCCCCGAAGCTCAGCCACGACGAACTGCTCGAAGCGCGTCGCGCGAGCGGAGTCGCGATGTTCAACGACAACCGGATGAAACTCGGCATCTTCGGGTCCAACGTCAGCCACGGCCTGATGGCCACCCACGCCGAGACCACCTACGAGCTCACGTGGGCGCACGGTAAGAAGATCGCGCAACTCGCCGATCGACTCGGCTTCGAGGCGATGCTGCCGGTAGCCCGCTACCGCGGTATGGGCGGGGAGACGAACTTCAACGGCTCGAACTACGAGACGCATGCATGGGCGGCCGGGATCGCAGAGGCCACCGAGAACATCATGGTGTTCACGACCATTCACGTGCCCACCAAGCATCCGATCGTGGCCGCGAAAGAATCGGTCACCGTCGACCACATCTCGAACGGCCGGCACGGACTGAACATGACCATGGGCTGGTACAAGGCCGAGATGGAGATGTTCGGCGGCACACAGCGCGAGCACGACGTCCGCTACCGATACGGATCCGAGTGGATCGAGATCGCCAAGCGCATGTGGACCGAGGGTGAAGGCGTGAACTTCACCGGCGAGTTCTTCGAGATCAAGGACGCGTTCTCGTCGCCCAAGCCGATCCAACAGCCATACCCGGTGCTGGTGAACGCCGGCAACTCACCGGCCGGGCTCGAATTCTGCGCCCGCGAATGCGATTTCAACTTCATCGCCTTCTCCGATCCTGCCGAGGCGAAGGACACCGCGTCCCGCGTCCGCTCGATCGCACACGAGCAGGGTAGTGACCTCGGCATCCTGAGCTACGGCAACATCATCTGCCGCGATACCGAGAAGGAGACCAAGCAGCTCCTCGACCACATCCTCGAGCAGGGTGACTGGGATGTCGCGCGTCAGGTGTCGAGCGGATTGGGCAGCGAGAGCGGATCTTTCGACAAGATCAAGGCGATGCAGGAGCGGTTCATCCTCGGCTACGGTGGCTACCCGTTGATCGGCACTCCTGAGCAGATCGTCGAGCAGCTGCTCGAGCTCGAGCAGGCGGGCGTCGGTGGCATGATGGTCGGCTTCCTCGACTACGCCCAGGAACTCGAGTACTTCGGCGAGCGCGTCATGCCGCTCATGCGTGAAGCGGGACTGCGGGAATGA
- a CDS encoding NAD(P)H-dependent oxidoreductase produces the protein MKLLTVYGSPTPPGKLARALGLIEEDVRARFPGWQAERLSPQTTTDPVVAIWEADAVDRVREADAVVLASPVFRGSLSGTLKLLLDTLPGEALRSKPVGVLTVAAAPHHFLSAERHLRDILAWFGALTVPNSAFFVDRAFATDEVSDDVRCDLGEFTEQLTVLTERLSGHRFGPDPLHVRMSPPAGR, from the coding sequence ATGAAGCTTCTCACCGTCTATGGAAGCCCGACACCGCCGGGCAAGCTGGCCCGGGCGCTAGGTCTGATCGAGGAGGATGTGCGGGCACGGTTTCCCGGATGGCAGGCTGAACGGCTCTCTCCACAAACAACGACCGATCCCGTCGTTGCGATCTGGGAGGCCGACGCGGTGGATCGCGTGCGGGAGGCCGACGCCGTCGTGCTCGCCTCGCCTGTGTTCCGCGGCTCGCTCTCCGGCACACTGAAACTGCTGCTCGATACCCTGCCCGGCGAGGCGCTGCGGTCGAAGCCGGTGGGTGTCCTCACCGTCGCCGCTGCGCCGCACCACTTCCTGTCCGCCGAGCGGCACCTGCGCGACATCCTGGCTTGGTTCGGCGCTCTCACGGTGCCCAACAGTGCATTCTTCGTCGACCGGGCATTCGCCACCGATGAGGTCTCCGACGACGTGCGCTGCGATCTCGGTGAGTTCACCGAACAACTGACCGTGCTGACCGAGCGGCTGTCCGGACACCGGTTCGGGCCCGACCCCCTGCACGTGCGCATGTCCCCACCAGCCGGGCGCTGA
- a CDS encoding aldehyde dehydrogenase family protein: MTMTTDRQLPQLRNDTARNYIGGQWVTSATKGTSYSPATGESLGTYYEADEVQVREAIRIAKDTFATHIWRRDRQLRARVLNEMADRIEAASGELAMLLARENGKILPEADFELSLTPSKLRYYAAQALTDTGRGGRVRDGVYSLLLSEPVGVAGVVVPWNSPVVLSVRSFAPALAAGCTVVMKMAAQTALVNARLAELLADCPSLPDGVLNIFTESGSDGAKLLVSSPDVAALSYTGSTAVGRQIMADAAANLKRLSLELGGKTPMIVFDDADLDTAVGTIVAGITTFTGQFCMTGSRVLVHAAVADQVRTMLAAALGNVRVGPGDADGSHMGPLIDIASRDRLDALVEQHLSGADVIVRGGRPEDEALAAGAYYRPTLLGVGDTDSPLVQQELFGPVATFEVFESEEEAVRMANATEYGLAASVWTRDGARGLRMADALDAGTVWTNGWAVVVDQFEEGGYKQSGLGRLNGHRAIEEFQEYKHVVQVV, encoded by the coding sequence ATGACTATGACGACTGATCGGCAGCTCCCGCAGCTGCGTAACGACACCGCCCGCAACTACATCGGCGGCCAGTGGGTCACTTCCGCCACGAAGGGCACCTCCTATTCTCCCGCCACCGGTGAATCGCTGGGGACGTACTACGAAGCCGACGAGGTGCAGGTTCGCGAGGCGATTCGTATTGCCAAGGACACGTTCGCAACCCATATCTGGCGGCGGGACCGCCAGCTGCGCGCCCGGGTGCTCAACGAGATGGCCGACCGGATCGAGGCGGCATCCGGTGAGCTGGCGATGCTGCTCGCCCGGGAGAACGGAAAGATTCTGCCGGAGGCCGATTTCGAGCTGAGCCTCACCCCGTCGAAGCTGCGGTACTACGCGGCGCAGGCACTGACCGACACCGGTCGCGGCGGCCGGGTCCGCGACGGCGTCTACTCGCTCCTGCTGTCCGAGCCGGTCGGTGTCGCGGGTGTCGTAGTTCCATGGAACTCCCCGGTGGTGCTGTCGGTGCGTTCGTTCGCGCCGGCCCTCGCGGCGGGCTGCACGGTGGTGATGAAAATGGCGGCGCAGACAGCGCTGGTCAATGCCCGACTCGCCGAGCTCCTTGCGGACTGCCCGTCGTTGCCCGACGGTGTCCTCAACATCTTCACCGAATCTGGCAGCGACGGAGCGAAACTGCTCGTCTCGTCGCCCGATGTCGCGGCGCTGAGCTACACCGGCAGCACCGCGGTGGGCCGCCAGATCATGGCGGACGCCGCAGCCAACCTCAAGCGGCTGTCCCTCGAACTGGGCGGCAAGACGCCGATGATCGTTTTCGACGACGCTGACCTCGACACCGCGGTGGGGACCATCGTCGCCGGCATCACGACGTTCACCGGACAGTTCTGCATGACCGGCAGCCGTGTGCTGGTGCACGCTGCGGTTGCCGATCAGGTGCGGACGATGCTCGCCGCTGCGCTCGGGAACGTCCGCGTCGGGCCGGGCGACGCGGACGGCTCGCACATGGGTCCGCTGATCGACATCGCGTCGAGAGACCGGCTGGACGCGCTCGTCGAGCAGCACCTGTCCGGCGCGGACGTGATCGTCCGCGGCGGCCGCCCCGAGGACGAAGCGCTGGCGGCCGGAGCCTACTACCGGCCGACACTGCTCGGCGTCGGCGATACCGATTCCCCACTCGTACAGCAGGAGCTGTTCGGACCCGTCGCAACTTTCGAGGTGTTCGAGTCCGAGGAGGAAGCCGTTCGAATGGCCAATGCCACCGAGTACGGGCTGGCTGCGTCGGTGTGGACTCGCGACGGAGCCCGCGGCCTCCGGATGGCCGACGCGCTCGACGCAGGCACGGTGTGGACCAACGGATGGGCCGTCGTGGTCGACCAGTTCGAAGAGGGTGGCTACAAGCAGAGCGGCCTCGGCCGTCTCAACGGGCACCGCGCGATCGAAGAGTTCCAGGAGTACAAGCACGTAGTCCAGGTGGTCTGA